CATGGATGCCCTTGACCACGTCCGGCCGGGTCACGCTGAGGATCTCGCTGCACCCCTCGAGGCTCTCGTAGTCGTCGAGGGAGAGGTCGGCGGCGTGGAGCATCGTGCCCATGGCCCCGTCGAAGACCAGCACGCGCTCGCGCAGGGCGGCAAGGAAGTCGCGGTTCATGCCGGCCAGGGTAGCCGATCACCGCGCCCGGTTCCCAACAGCCAAGTACCCTTGGTCGGGTGAGCGCCCCCGACCTGACCGACCGCGCCGGCGAGCCCGGCGACCCGGGCGACCCTGGCTCGCGGACCGGGCTCCCCCAGCGCCGGGTCCTCGGGCAAGAGGTGCTGCTCGTGCTCGGCCTGTCGCTCGCCGCCTCGGCCGCCTACGCGCTCGTCAGCCTGCTCTCGGCCCCGATCAAGGGGGTGTCGGCGCCCGTGTTCTCCCGCGCGGGCCTGGCCTATCAGCTCCTGGACGTGGCCACCTCGCTGGTGCCGGTCGCGCTCGTCGCCCACTTCCTGGCCCGCTCGGGCGAGTCGCTGGCCAGCATCGGCCTGGACCTCCGGCGCCCCCGTGCCGACGCGGCCTGGGCGGTGGGGCTGGCCACTGCGGTCGGCGCGGTCGGGCTGGTCGTCTACGCGGCCGCGGTCGAGCTCGGGGTGAACCGGACGGTGGTGCCGGTGCCGCCCACCGGGCACTGGTGGACGATCCCGGTGCTGCTGCTCGGGGCCTTGCGCAGTGGCCTGCTCGAGGAGGTCGTCGTCTGCGGCTACCTGCTGCGCCGGCTCGGCCAGCTCGGCTGGTCGCCCGCCCGGGCACTCGCCGCGAGCGCGCTGCTCCGGGCCAGCTACCACCTCTACCAGGGCTTCGGCGGCTTCGTGGGCAACCTCGCCCTGGGCCTGCTCTTCGGCCGCATCTACCAGCGCCAGGGCCGGACCACCCCGCTCGTGCTCGCCCACTTCCTGGTCGACGCGGGCGCCGGCCTGGGCTACCTGGCCCTGCGGGGCAGGGTGAGCTGGCTGCCCCGCTAGCGGCAGCAGGACGCCAGCTGGTGCCAGGACGCCAGCCGGTGCCACGACCCGGAGCCGCCGACGCCGCGGTCAGTACGCGTCAGTACTTGTAGTGGCCCTGGACGCGGATGGCCAGCAGGCGGGCGCACTCCTGGATCGAGCCGGCGAACGACGGGTAGATCTGGAACGGCTGGGTGAGCTGCTGGGCGGTCAGCCGGTTGAACACCGCGATGGAGATGGGCGAGATCAGGTCGGAGGCGTAACCGGCGACGACCGCGCCGCCCACGATCGTGCCCGACCCGGGACGGGCCAGGAGCTTGACGAACCCGTCGTGCTGGTTGGCCATCTTGGCCCGGGAGTTGCCCGCCAGGGGCAGGGACTCGACCTCCACCTCGATCCCGGTCTTGGCGGCCCGCTGCTCCGACAGCCCCACCGTGGCGATCTGCGGGTCGGTGAAGATGGTGGCCGCGACCGCGTCCCAGCGCAGCGGGGCGACCGCCTGGCCGAGCAGGTGCCACATGGCGATGCGGCCCTGCATGGCCGCGACCGAGGCGAGCATCAGCTTGCCGGTGATGTCGCCGGCCGCGTAGATGCTCGGCACGGTGGTGCGGCTGACGCCGTCGACCACCACGCCGCCCTTGTCGTCGAGCGCCACCCCGACCTCCTCCAGGCCGATCCCGGCGGTCTGGGGCACCTGGCCGACGGTGAGCAGGACGTGGCTGCCCTCGACCGAACGGCCGTCCTCGAGGTGGACGACCGCGCCGGCGTCGGTCCGCTCGACCTTGGCCGCCCTGGCGTTCTTGACCGTGACGAGCCCGCGGCGCGCGAACACGTCCTCGACGACCATGGCGGCGTCGGAGTCTTCGCTGGGCAGCACGCGGTCGCGGCTGGCCACGAACGTCACCTCGGACCCGAAGCGCAGGAAGGCGGTGGCGTACTCGGCCCCGGTGGCGCCGGCGCCGACCACCACCAGGCGCTCGGGCACCGTCTCGAGGTCGTAGACGTCCTGGCTGGACAGGATGACCTCGCCGTCGGTGGGCGCGGTGGGCAGCTTGCGGGGGTCGGAGCCGGTGGCGACCAGGATCGCGTCGCCCTCGATCCGCTCGGTCCCGCCCCCCGCGAGCGCGACCTCGACCGTGCGCGGGTCGACCACGCGGCCCTTGCCGCGCAGGAGCCGCACGCCGTCGTCGACCACGCGCTTGGCGATGTCGTCGGACTGGGCCTGGGCCAGGTGGCGGACCCGGGCCTGGATCGTGGGGAGGTCCACCTCGTAGCGGGGGATCTCGTCCGACCGGGTCGTCCCCTCGAAGTGGACCCCGAGGCTGGGGGCGGTCTCCAGGGTCGAGAAGGCCTGGGCCGAGGTGAGCAGGGTCTTGGACGGCACGCAGTCCCAGAGCACACAGGCACCGCCGAGGCCCTCGTCGTTGACGATGGTGACCTCGGCGCCCAGCTCGGCGGCGACCAGGGCGGCCTCGTAGCCGCCCGGCCCGCCCCCGAGGATCACGACGCGCATGCCTCGATACTACCCGGCCTGGCCGGCCTCCTGACCGCTTCATCCAGGGTCCTGCGAGAACGCCTTCACCGCGGCCTCGACCCGGTACGGCTCCAGCGTCTCGCGCTGCTCCCGGGCACGGTCGACCAGGCGGTCGAAGTCGGCCGCTGCCAGCCGCCCGGACGCGCCGGCTACCGGCCGACGGCGTAGCCCTGCATGCCGCGGGGGTTGGCGGCGGCCCGGAGCAGGCCGGTGGCCGGGTCACGGCCGACCGCGGACAGCCGCCCGAGCGACCAGGGTCCGCCGACGACGACCTGGTGGCCGCGGCGGCGCAGGCCCTGGACCGCGTCGGGGCCGAGCCGCTCCTCGACCTCCACCACGCCCGGACGGTGCTCGCGGGGCCAGAACGAGCTGGGGAACGCGGTGGTGTGGAACGCAGGCGCGTCGACGGCGGCCTGGAGGTCCATGCCGAAGTGGACGTGGGCCAGGAACAGCTGCAGCGACCACTGGTCCTGCCCGTCGCCGCCTGGGGTGCCGAAGGCGAGCACCGCCTCGCCGTCGCGCAGCGCGAGCGTCGGGGAGAGCGTGGTGCGCGGGCGCTTGCCCGGCGCGAGCGAGTTCGGCAGCCCCTCCTCGAGCCAGAACATCTGGGCCCGGGTACCCAGCGGGAAGCCGAGCCCGGGCACCACCGGCGAGCTCTGCAGCCACCCTCCGCTCGGGGTGGCCGAGACCATGTTGCCGAAGCGGTCCACGGCGTCGACGTGGCAGGTGTCGCCGGCGACCCGGCCCACGGTCGGGTCCCCCACCCCGGCCACGGTCGGGCCCCCCGCCCTGGTCCCGACCCCGGCCACCCCGGCCCCCACCCCGGCCCCCACCCCGGCTGCGGCCACCCCGGCCCCGGCCGCGGTCACCCCGGCCCCGGCGGCCTCCGGAGCCACGGCCACGGTGCCGGGCAGGCGGGGCGGGCGGCCGTCGGGCGACCCGGGCCGCAGCTCCAGGGAGGCGTCCTCGCCGACCAGGCTCCGCCGCTCCGTCGCGTAGCCAGGGTCGAGCAGGGCGGCCAAGGGCACCTCGACCATCCGGGGGTCGCCGTACCATGCCTCCCGGTCGGCGAAGGCGAGCTTGGCGCACTCCACCACCGTGTGGACGTAGCCGGCGCTGCCGTGGCCGAGGCCGGGCAGGTCGAAGCCGGCCAGCAGCGCGAGCTGCTGCAGGAACACCGGCCCCTGGCCCCACGGACCGGTCTTGCAGACCGTCCAGCCGGCGTAGTCGAGCGTGGCCGGCTCCTCCACGCCCGCTCGCCAGCCGGCCAGGTCGTCGCCGGTGAGCAGCCCCGCGTGGGGCGTGCCGGAGACGTCCATGACCCCGTGGCCGGCGAACCGGTCGATAGCCTCGGCCACGAACCCGTCCGACCAGGCGGCCCGGGCCGCGTCGATGCGCGCCTCGCGGCCATGGGCAGCAGTTTCGGCCTCGGCGACCAGCCGCTCGTAGGTGACGGCCAGGTCGGGGTTGCGGAACAGCGTCCCCGGCGCGGGTGACCGGCCCCCGGGCAGCCAGACGGCGGCCGAGGTCGGCCAGTGGGCGGCGAACAGCCGCTCGGCGCCGGCGATGGTGGCGCTGATGCCGGGCACGACCGGGAAGCCGTCGGCGGCGTAGCCGATCGCGGGCGCGGCCACCTCGGCCAGGGGCAGGGTGCCGAAGTCGCGCAGCAGCAGCATCCAGGCGTCGAACGCGCCGGGCACGCACGCGGCCAGCAGGCCGGTGCCCGGCACCAGGTCCAGGCCGAGGTCGCGGAAGCGGCCGATCGACGCGGTCGCCGGCGCCGGGCCCTGCCCGGCGACCACCAGCGGCCGGTCCTGGCGGGCGTCCCAGAGCAGGATCGGCAGGTCACCGCCGGGGCCGTTGAGGTGGGGCTCGACCACCTGCAGGACCAGGCCGGCGGCGACCGCCGCGTCGAACGCGTTGCCGCCCCGCTCGAGCATGGCCATGCCGGCCGCGGACGCCAGCCAGTGGGTGGAGGCGACCATCCCGTGGGTGCCGAGCAGCTCCGGCCGTGTCGTGAACATGCTGAGAGCCTACCCGCCGCTCCGCCCCCACCCCCGCCTGGCCGCGGGGCCGGGGGCGGCGCGGCCAGGGCCGCTCAGGTGGCCCTGGAGAAGGCGCTCCAGAAGGGCACGAAGACCCAGAAGGCGAGCCCGAGGGCGATCAGGTTGACCCGGCTCCCAAAGGAGTAGCGGCCGGTGCCAGCGAACGCGGCCGCGACGAAGCA
The nucleotide sequence above comes from Actinomycetes bacterium. Encoded proteins:
- a CDS encoding type II CAAX endopeptidase family protein, with the translated sequence MSAPDLTDRAGEPGDPGDPGSRTGLPQRRVLGQEVLLVLGLSLAASAAYALVSLLSAPIKGVSAPVFSRAGLAYQLLDVATSLVPVALVAHFLARSGESLASIGLDLRRPRADAAWAVGLATAVGAVGLVVYAAAVELGVNRTVVPVPPTGHWWTIPVLLLGALRSGLLEEVVVCGYLLRRLGQLGWSPARALAASALLRASYHLYQGFGGFVGNLALGLLFGRIYQRQGRTTPLVLAHFLVDAGAGLGYLALRGRVSWLPR
- a CDS encoding NAD(P)H-quinone dehydrogenase gives rise to the protein MRVVILGGGPGGYEAALVAAELGAEVTIVNDEGLGGACVLWDCVPSKTLLTSAQAFSTLETAPSLGVHFEGTTRSDEIPRYEVDLPTIQARVRHLAQAQSDDIAKRVVDDGVRLLRGKGRVVDPRTVEVALAGGGTERIEGDAILVATGSDPRKLPTAPTDGEVILSSQDVYDLETVPERLVVVGAGATGAEYATAFLRFGSEVTFVASRDRVLPSEDSDAAMVVEDVFARRGLVTVKNARAAKVERTDAGAVVHLEDGRSVEGSHVLLTVGQVPQTAGIGLEEVGVALDDKGGVVVDGVSRTTVPSIYAAGDITGKLMLASVAAMQGRIAMWHLLGQAVAPLRWDAVAATIFTDPQIATVGLSEQRAAKTGIEVEVESLPLAGNSRAKMANQHDGFVKLLARPGSGTIVGGAVVAGYASDLISPISIAVFNRLTAQQLTQPFQIYPSFAGSIQECARLLAIRVQGHYKY
- a CDS encoding gamma-glutamyltransferase family protein, with the translated sequence MFTTRPELLGTHGMVASTHWLASAAGMAMLERGGNAFDAAVAAGLVLQVVEPHLNGPGGDLPILLWDARQDRPLVVAGQGPAPATASIGRFRDLGLDLVPGTGLLAACVPGAFDAWMLLLRDFGTLPLAEVAAPAIGYAADGFPVVPGISATIAGAERLFAAHWPTSAAVWLPGGRSPAPGTLFRNPDLAVTYERLVAEAETAAHGREARIDAARAAWSDGFVAEAIDRFAGHGVMDVSGTPHAGLLTGDDLAGWRAGVEEPATLDYAGWTVCKTGPWGQGPVFLQQLALLAGFDLPGLGHGSAGYVHTVVECAKLAFADREAWYGDPRMVEVPLAALLDPGYATERRSLVGEDASLELRPGSPDGRPPRLPGTVAVAPEAAGAGVTAAGAGVAAAGVGAGVGAGVAGVGTRAGGPTVAGVGDPTVGRVAGDTCHVDAVDRFGNMVSATPSGGWLQSSPVVPGLGFPLGTRAQMFWLEEGLPNSLAPGKRPRTTLSPTLALRDGEAVLAFGTPGGDGQDQWSLQLFLAHVHFGMDLQAAVDAPAFHTTAFPSSFWPREHRPGVVEVEERLGPDAVQGLRRRGHQVVVGGPWSLGRLSAVGRDPATGLLRAAANPRGMQGYAVGR